A stretch of DNA from Cyanobium sp. AMD-g:
CAGAAAAGGATGGCGCCCCTGGAGCTCGGCCAGCAGCTCGGGGGTGCGGTCGTCACTGCCGTCATCCACCACCCACAGGGTGAGCTGGCCCTCGGGCCAGTTCAGGGCAGCGATCCGCTCCACCAGGCGGGCAATCACGGCCTGCTCGTCGCGGGCGGCCACCACCACATCGACGGCCGACGGGGGTGCTGCGGGTGCAAGGGCCGGAGGGGGCGTTTGACGGCCATTGCGGCGGAAGGCCTGCAGCAGCACGGTGCGCAGGCTGTAGCCCCCCAGCAGGGTGGCCAGGGTGATCGCCGGTGCGAGGCTGCGGCCGGGGGGCAGCCAGTGGGGGGCGATCCCTACCAGGCCACAGCAGGCGAGGAACAGGGCCGCCTTGGCACGGCGGCGATCGCTGTCACTGCCGCCGGCAGCCATGGTGATCCTCATCCAGGCCCTGACTCTAAGGGGAATCGCCGCCGGCACCGAGGAGTTGCAACGTGGTGCCGGGGTAATAGTGCGCCAGGATCCGGCGCGTGCTCCAGCCGCGGCCGGCCAGATCGATCGCTCCGGCCTGGGAGAGACCGGCCCCGTGGCCGAACCCCCCACCGACCAGCTGCCAGACCCCCGCTCCCGCCGGCTGCAGGGTGAACAGGGTGCTGGGCAGGCTGCGCAGGGTGCGGCGGATGGCATCCAGCCGCAGCACGGTGCGGCCTTCGGTTCCCTGCACCTCCAGGGCCAGCACCCGGCCACTGGGGCCGCGGGCCAGCACCTTCAGGGCCGTGGGCCGCCCCACCGCCCGCTCCGGCCCAAGGGCGGTGGCGATCTGGGCGGCCGTGAGCTGCCGCTGCCAGCGGAAGACGGGATGGTCGGCCCCCCAGGCCGCCCGCCCGTCCCGCAGCAGCGTTGGCAGGGCCGTGGCGGCCAGGGGCACGGGGAAGCGCGCCTGGAAGGGGGCGGGCCCGTCGGGGAAGGGGGTCAGGTAGGGAACCGGCGCGCCGTTCCAGGCCTCCGGATAGGCGGCGCTGACGCCACCGTTGCTGGCGTGATAAACGGCGTGGATGGGTCCATCGGCGCCCATCAGCACGGCCAGCCGGGTGGCGGCGATCGCCTGGCGCACGGCGGCGCCGGCGTGGCGCGGGTCGCTGTACACCTGGCACTGGGTGTCGGCGCAGAGGTGGTAGCCATCCACCACGAAGCGGTGCTGGTTGCGCACCGCCCAGGTGCGGGCCAGCACGGCCTGGGCCTCAAGGGCCGCGGCTGGCACCCCGGCACCGATCTCGTGGGGCACCACGCCTTCCAGATAGCGCTCCAGCGGCACCTGCTCCACCAGACTCCAACCGCCGTGCGCATCGGCCAGCAGCCGGAAGGGGCCGGCGTAGGCCCCCTGCTTCCAGAGCAGGCCCCCAGGGGCCTCGATCCGGATCGGTGACACCAAGGGCACCACCCCCTGGGCCCGGCGCAGCTCC
This window harbors:
- a CDS encoding SpoIID/LytB domain-containing protein; protein product: MSLRPRVLPRLLLAMALLFPAGCRADQGPLAPPPPPSADAPAPESSTPMHWPVPRPAPLTAANPVLWVALAARLGPAPADVQAAQPLRLRSSSGLLTLIDASGQRFQSPELVLHWRREVLPQPTTLRRRGLGPFASFESAEQAAGLWRAVGVEAVVAKPRDWEVWAPAGAPDPAPLPDGVRLTGFQRTVAERVGLELRRAQGVVPLVSPIRIEAPGGLLWKQGAYAGPFRLLADAHGGWSLVEQVPLERYLEGVVPHEIGAGVPAAALEAQAVLARTWAVRNQHRFVVDGYHLCADTQCQVYSDPRHAGAAVRQAIAATRLAVLMGADGPIHAVYHASNGGVSAAYPEAWNGAPVPYLTPFPDGPAPFQARFPVPLAATALPTLLRDGRAAWGADHPVFRWQRQLTAAQIATALGPERAVGRPTALKVLARGPSGRVLALEVQGTEGRTVLRLDAIRRTLRSLPSTLFTLQPAGAGVWQLVGGGFGHGAGLSQAGAIDLAGRGWSTRRILAHYYPGTTLQLLGAGGDSP